The Candidatus Gracilibacteria bacterium genome segment CTATGAACTTTATATTGCGGAATATGATGTTTCAAAACAATGACTTTTTAATCCTGATTCAAATTCTCAGGATGAGGAACTTACTGAAGAAAAAGGATGAGATTTTATATCACAATTTAACGATGTTGTACTTTCAAATACTTCTCTTAAAGTTATAAATAATAACTATTATGAATTTAAAAATGTAGTAATCCAGGGGAAACGCTTTGATTTTGACCTCTATCCTAATGCGTGAAATAAAATTCAAAATATCTCACTAGATTCTAAAAAATTAGGCTTTGTATATAGATTAGATCCGATTCAAAAAGAATGGGAAGAAAAATTTAAATCAGCATCTGAAGAGGAGAAAGATATTTATAACTTTTCCAATTTTTTCCAAATTACATTTTTACAAAAAACTGAATCATGAGTTCAGGAATTTGAGGATAAAAAAGTCATATTAGATGAAGATGCGTCTGAAGTGGTATTTAAAAGAGATATTTTAGTGGCTTCGGAATTTAAGCCTATTAAAAAATTTATAGATATTCAATACAATGATATAACATTAGAAAAAAATAGCTGAAGGTATGATACCTATATTAATGATGTTGAGGTACTCGTACCACAAAATGCTAATGTACAGTCAGAGTATATATCACTTTTTAGTATGCAATATATGTACGGTGAAAACGAAAAATATTTTAAAAATATTAAAGTTAAAATCAAGAAATCTCTAAATTGAGTCCGTGTAGATACTTTTGGGTGAGAGCAAATATCCTTTGCATGAACGATTTCAAAAAATGAATTTATTTCATTTTATGAAAACTTTTTTCTATCACTGATAGATTATTCTGATGTATATGATACAGTGAGCTCAAAATATAAATGAGTTCAAATTGATGTGAGTTATAACAGTATCACAAAGAAGTTAAGCTTAAAATTTGATTCTGCTTGAAAAAAATATACTATTTTATTAGAACAAGAGTGAGTCTATAAAATATTTGAGGGGACAAGAAATATTTTAGATGCTCCAGTTCCTCATTCAGATATACGTACTTATCTTCCTTAATGTAATTTTTAGAAATGAAATATAAACAACGGCTTATGCCAAAAGTAATAGCTGGTATAGCTCTTTTAGCTTTATTTTGAGGTATACTTTGAACATGACTTCTTGTATTAGCAAATATGGCTAGTCAAAATAGTGCTCCAGAAATATCTCAAGATGAGCTTCAAGATTTCCTCAATACTCTTAGTGGTTCAGCGTCCACATGATCTGAAATAGACACTCAAAACTGAGATACTCCTTCTCAAAGTTGAACGAGTAGTAACTAATATTATGGTATAATATAGAAAAAATATTAAAATCCTTTGATTTTAATATTTTTTTTGTATGATTAGTATTACTTTTCATACTTTTATAATTTACCGAGATATGTCTTGTGATAAAAAACTGCAAATTCAATTGTGTGGAACCGCAAATATAGGTTCAAAAGGACAAATAGTCATCCCTAAACAAGCTCGAGAAGTACTTTGACTTCAACCAGGAGATAGTGTGAGTATTGTTATTAAGGATAACAATGCTATTTGTATTATCCCAAACGAATCAATTGAAAATCTCTTAAAGTATATACAAGAAGATGAAAATATGGAACTTATAACTACTCAATAATCTTATGAAAAAAATAGCTCTCTCCATTTGAATACTTTTACTTATCGCGTGATGTAGTTCAAATGATGAAGTAGTTGTTTCAACAGAAAAACAAGATTTTATTGTTGAAACAAAACTTTGAAGCGAATTTCAAGATTCTAGTTTTTTAGAAAAATCTGGAAGAGTTTCTTCAAGCCAAGATATTTTACTCACCTCAAACGCTAATGGGAGAATTAAAACTCTCAGTGTTAAAGTTTGAGATAGTATAAATGCTGGTCAAACTATAGCAAGACTTGATGATACACTTTGAAACTATAGTTTTGCTCTCCAAAGGGCAAAAAACTGAGTTGAGAGATCAAGTATTAATTTTGATTCTCAGAAACTACAACTTGATAAACAACTATTTGATGCCCAAGTGAATCTTCAAAATCTCGAATTGAGTTTAGATACAGCGAAAAAAACAGGTGTACAAAATGTTATTCAAGCTAAAGATTCCATTCAAAATAGTGAATTTACAAATACGAATACTCCTACAAATTTACAAATTGAACAAATAGATAATACTATATCTAGATTAGAACTCGAATATCAAAATAAAATTATTTCAGATCAAGAGACG includes the following:
- a CDS encoding AbrB/MazE/SpoVT family DNA-binding domain-containing protein; translated protein: MSCDKKLQIQLCGTANIGSKGQIVIPKQAREVLGLQPGDSVSIVIKDNNAICIIPNESIENLLKYIQEDENMELITTQ